The stretch of DNA TCTTTTTTGGCATCAATATTTTAGTTAGTTTATTGCTTTGTGGCTCTTATTTAGCCAGTTGGGTTCCCCCTTCTACCTTCTATTGGTTTTCCTTTTTGGCGGTAGGCTACCCTTTTTTACTTTTTGCCAATCTTTTATTTGCTTTTTGGTGGCTCTACAAACGACAACGTTACTTCTATCTTTCCCTAATCGTTATTTTTTTAGGCAGCTCTCGTTTATTTGCCTTTATCGGTTTCAACTGGCAGACACCCAATCCATCTTTGGACGCTGTTCGAGTTATGAGTTATAACGTTCGATATTTTAATGCAATGGCCTTCTCAAAAGCCAAAGATTTGGAGAAAGCACAACAAAAAATACTACGCACCATACAAGGGCAAGCCCTTGATATTTTCTGTGGGCAAGAATTTGCAGGCAAATCGGCTGCTTATAATCAAACAACAAGACAGTTTTTAATCCGCCAAATGGGCTTAAAACATTATGCTGAAGGAGGAGGAAGTAGTCTAGCTATTTTTTCAAGGTATCCCATTATCAAAAAAGGAACGATTGATTTCCCCAACAGTTATAATGGAGCCATTTATGCAGACTTAAAGTACAAAAACAGCATCATTCGAGTCTATTCTTTTCATCTACAATCCATTGGTTTAGGTAGCGACGAGCATGAAATTTTCAACAAAAAGAATTTATCTTCACTGGGAGAGGACGGCACCCAAAAGACCTATCAACGGATTAATACAAAACTCAAAGAAGCCTTTTTATTAAGGGAAGAACAAGCTAATTTTATTGCCGAACACATCAATAATAGCCCCTACCCTGTATTGGTTTGTGGAGATATGAACGATACCCCCAATTCTTATGCTTATGGGCAACTGTCTAAAAACTTAAAAGATGCCTTTGGAGAAATGGGCAGTGGATTTGGAAGCACCTATGCTGGTTCGCTTCCTTTTTTGCGCATTGATTATGCTTTTGCAAGT from Aureispira anguillae encodes:
- a CDS encoding endonuclease/exonuclease/phosphatase family protein, producing the protein MFRWFKTTISKFFFGINILVSLLLCGSYLASWVPPSTFYWFSFLAVGYPFLLFANLLFAFWWLYKRQRYFYLSLIVIFLGSSRLFAFIGFNWQTPNPSLDAVRVMSYNVRYFNAMAFSKAKDLEKAQQKILRTIQGQALDIFCGQEFAGKSAAYNQTTRQFLIRQMGLKHYAEGGGSSLAIFSRYPIIKKGTIDFPNSYNGAIYADLKYKNSIIRVYSFHLQSIGLGSDEHEIFNKKNLSSLGEDGTQKTYQRINTKLKEAFLLREEQANFIAEHINNSPYPVLVCGDMNDTPNSYAYGQLSKNLKDAFGEMGSGFGSTYAGSLPFLRIDYAFASPSCNVESFQVISNTSSDHYPIYTQISF